Genomic segment of bacterium:
GTCCCGCGGGACCCGATCCCACGACGGCGACGCGCTTCCCGGTCGAAAATCCCGCCGGCTCCGGCCGGATCCACTCTTCGCGCCAGCCGTGCTCCACGATCTGAAGCTCGAGGTGGCGGATGGTGACCGCGGGGAGGTTGATCGCCAGGGTGCACGCGGCCTCGCACGGGGCGGGGCAGACGCGGCCCGTGACCTCCGGAAGGTTGCAGGTGGCGTGCAGCAGGTCGAGCGCCTTCCGCCAGTTCTTCCGGTAGACCATGTCGTTCCAGTCGGGGATCCGGTTCTTCACGGGGCAGCCGTAGGCGTGGCAGAACGGGATCCCGCAATCCATGCAACGCGCCGCCTGGCGGAAGATCCCCTCCTCCGGGAGCAGCTCCTCGATCTCGCGATAGTCTCCGGTCCGCTCGGTCACCGGGCGATGCGCCGGTTCCTCCCGGTCGTAGTCCATGAACCCGGTCGGCTTAGCCACGGTAGACCTCCTCGGTGGCGGAGACGCTCTCGGTGTTCATCTCTTCCTCCATGCGCATCCGCTCCAGCGACTTCCGGTACTCGATCGGCATGATCTTTACGAACAGGGGGAGCCGGGACTCCCAGTTCTCGAGGATCTGCGCGGCCCGCTGGCTCCCCGTGTGGCGGAAGTGGCTCTCGATCATGGCGTGGAGGCGCTTCACGTCCGCATCCTGCCAGACGCTCTCCACGTCGACCATGTCGAGGTTGCAGCGGGTGTCGAACAGCTCCGTCTCGTCGTAGACGTAGGCGAGCCCCCCGCTCATGCCGGCGGCGAAGTTGTTCCCGGTGGGCCCCAGCACGACGACGACCCCCCCGGTCATGTACTCGCACCCGTGGTCTCCCACGCCCTCCACGACGGCTTTCCCGCCGCTGTTCCGGACCGCGAACCGCTCGCCGGCCGTCCCGTGGAAGTACGCCTCGCCGCCCGTCGCGCCGTAGAGAACGACGTTGCCGACGATCACGTTCTTGTGCGGGAGGAACGTCGCCCCCTCCGGCGGGGTCACGATGATCCGTCCTCCCGACATCCCCTTGCCGAGGTAGTCGTTGGCGTCCCCGTGCACGTGCATCGTGACACCGGGGGCCAGGAACGCCCCGAAGCTCTGGCCTGCCGAGCCGCGGAGGGAGAGGTGGATCGTGTCGTCGGGAAGTCCCGCCGCACCGTACCTGCGGGTGATCTCGCCGGAGAGCGCCGCGCCCACCGATCTATGGACGTTCCGGATGGGCAGCTCGATCCGGACCGGCTCCTTCCGGTCCAGCGCGCCTTGCGCGGCCGCCATGATCTCGTAGTCGAGGGCCTTTCCGACCTCGTGCTCCTGCGGACGCACGCGGTGGCGCGGGCTGTGCCGTCCGTTGTCGGGCGGCAGGAGGATGGCGGAGAAGTCGAGCCCCTTCGCTTTCCAGTGCTCGACCGCCGGCTGGACCTCCAGCAGGTCGACCCGGCCCACCATCTCGTCGACCGTGCGGAATCCGAGCTCCGCCATGTATTCGCGCAGCTCCCCGGAAACGAAGCGGAGGAAGCGCACGACGTACTCGGGCGCTCCGCCGAAGCGCGCGCGCAGGACCGGGTCCTGGGTCGCCACTCCCACCGGGCAGGTGTTCAGGTGGCACTTCCGCATCATGATGCACCCGAGGGAGACGAGCACCGCCGTCCCGAACCCGAACTCCTCGGCCCCCATCAGCGCCGCGATGGCGAGGTCCCGGCCGGTTTTCAACTGTCCGTCGACCTGCACCCGGATCCGGTCGCGAAGCCGGTTGTAGATCAGCGCCTGCTGGGTCTCGGCCAGCCCGAGCTCCCACGGAAGCCCGGTGTGCTTGATGGAAGTGAGCGGCGAGGCGCCCGTGCCTCCGTCGCTCCCCGCGATGAGCACGAGGTCGGCTTTCGCCTTGGCGACCCCGGCCGCGATCGTCCCGACGCCGACCTCGGAGACGAGCTTGACGGAGACGTTCGCCCGCGGGTTGACCGATTTCAGGTCGTAGATGAGCTGCGCCAGGTCCTCGATGGAGTAGATGTCATGGTGCGGCGGCGGCGAGATGAGCGTCACGTACGGCATCGTGTGGCGGATCCGGGCGATCTCGGGGCTCACCTTGTGGCCGGGGAGCTGCCCCCCCTCGCCGGGCTTGGCCCCCTGCGCCATCTTGATCTGCAGCTCGTCGGCGTTCACGAGGTACTCGGTGGTCGCGCCGAAGCGCGCGGAGGCGACCTGCCGGATCCGGGACCGCCGGCTGTCCCCGTTCGGGAGCGGGATGTTCCGTTCGGGATCCTCGCCCCCTTCCCCGGAGTTGCTCCGTCCGCCGATCCGGTTCATCGCGATGGCGATCGTCTCGTGGGTCTCCTTGCTGATGGAGCCGAACGACATCGCCGCGGTGACGAAGCGCGGCAGGATCTTCTCGATCGGCTCCACCTCGTCGAGGGGGATCGGGGTTCCCTTGCGGAAGCGGAACAGCGAGCGCAGCGTGGCGTGCGCGGCCGACTGGTCGTTGATGAGCGCGGCGTACTCCTTGTAGATCCCGTAGTCGTCCAGGCGGGTCGCGCTCTGGAGCTTGTAGACCGACTCCGGGGTCCACAGGTGGCGTTCGCCGTCGACCCGGACCTGGTAGACGCCGCCCACGTCGAGAAGGTTGTCCGCGTTCCGCCAGTGGCCGTCGGCCGGGAAGCCGCGCCGGTGCCGCGCCACGGTTTCCGCGGCGACCTCGGAAAGCCCGATCCCGGCGATGCGGGAGGCCGTGTTGGTGAAATAGCTGTCCACCAGCTCCTTCCCCAGGCCCACCGCCTCGAAGATCTGCGAGCCGATAAAGCTGCGCAGGGTGGAGATCCCCATCCGGCTGAAGGTCTTGAGGAGCCCCTTCTTCACGGAGGTGATGTATTTGTCCACCGCCTCTCCCGGCAGCAGCGGAGCCTCCAGCTCCTCCCTCTCGGCGAGCTCGCGGATCGTGGAGAGGACCGTCTGGGGGCAGATCGCGTTGGCGCCGTACCCGAGGAGGAGCGCGAAGTGGATGACCTCCCGCGGCTCGCCGCTTTCCACGACGATCGACGCCTGCGTCCGCAGCCCCCTGCGGATCAGGTGATGGTGCAGTCCCGCGGTGGCGAGCAGCGACGGGATCGGCGCGCGGCCGGCGTTCATGTTCCTGTCGGTGAGGACGAGGAGGGTCGCGCCCCCCCGGATCGCCTTGTCGGCCTGGACGAAGAGCCTGGCCAACGCCGTCTCGAGAGCCTTGCCGTCCCCGCCCGCCGGGAAGAGCATGTCGAGGTCGGCGGCGGCGAGGTCCGGATGGGTCGAGCCGCGAAGCCGGAGCATGTCCTCCGGGGTGAGGATCGGCTGGATGAGGCGGAGCATGCGGCAATGCTCCGGGGTCTCGTCCAGGAGGTTCCGCTCCCTCCCGATGAAGCCGTTCAGCGACATCACCAGCTCCTCGCGGAGCGGGTCGATCGGGGGGTTCGTCACCTGGGCGAAGAGCTGCTTGAAGTATGCGAAGAGCGACTGCGGCCGGTTCGAGAGGACCGCCAGCGCCGCGTCGTCCCCCATCGATCCGATCGCCTCCTGCCCCCGGGACGCCATCGGGGTGATGATGAGCTTGATCTCCTCCTCGGTGTATCCGAAGGCGTGCTGCTTGCGCCGCAGCGTCTCCGGGTCTTCGGGGGCGATCTCGGACGGGACGAACAGCCCCCGCAGCTCGATCTTGTTGCCCTTGACCCACTGGCGGTACGGCTTCCGGCGGGAGATGGCCGCCTTGATCTCGTTGTCCGGGACGATCCGCTTCTGCTGCAGGTCGAGGAGGAGCATTTTCCCGGGCTGGAGCCGGCCGCGCCGGACGATCCGGCCCGGCGGGACGTCCATCACGCCGGTCTCCGAGGCGAGGACGATCATCCCGTCGCGGGTCACGGTGTATCGCGCGGGACGGAGCCCGTTCCGGTCCAGGGTGGCGCCGAGGTACCGGCCGTCGCAGAAGATCATCGCCGCCGGGCCGTCCCACGGTTCCATGATCGCGGAGTGATATTCGTAGAAGGACCGCTTGTCCTCGCTCATCTGGAACTTGGGTCCCCACGCCTCGGGGATCATCATCATGACGGCGTGCGGCAGGGAACGGCCCGACATCACGAGCATCTCGAGGACGTTGTCGAAGATGGCGGAGTCGCTTCCCGCCTCGTCGATGACGGGGCGAAGCTTCGCGATGTCGTTGCCGAACAGCGGCGAGGCGAGGTTCGCCTCCCGGGCCCGCATCCGGTTGATGTTCCCCCGCAGCGTGTTGATCTCGCCGTTGTGGGCGGCGATCCGGAACGGATGCGCGAGGTGCCAGGTGGGAAGCGTGTTCGTGCTGTACCGCTGATGGACGACGGCGTACGGGCTCATGAAGAGTTCGTTTTTCAGGTCGGGGTAGAACAGGGGGAGCTGGGATCCCGTCAGGAGACCCTTGTAGACGATCGTCCGGCTGGATAAGCTCGAAATGTAGAACTGGCTGGCGTCGACGTCGTGCCAGGAGGCGACCTTCTTCTCCGCGAGGCGGCGGATGACGTAGAGCTTCCGCTCGAGGGCGTCCCCCTCGTGGGTCCCTCGCCCGAGGAACACCTGGCGGATCCGCGGCCGGGTGGACCCGGAGAGGTCCCCGAGGATCGACGGGTCGACCGGCACCTCGCGCCACCCGAGGACCGGGCACCCTTCCGCGGCGGCGACCCGTTCGAGGGCCGAGGAGCACCGCCCGGCGAGCGCCTCGTCCGTGGGGAGAAAGAGCATCCCCGCGGCGTACTCGCCGCGGGGGGGAAGGTAGAATCCGTCGCCCGGGCACACCTGGCGGAAGAAGGTGTCGGGGATCTCGAGGAGGAGGCCGGCGCCGTCGCCGGTGGACTTGTCGCCCCCCAGTGCGCCGCGGTGCTCCAGGTTGACGAGGATCCGGATCCCCTGCTCGACCACGGTGTGAAGGGAAACGCCGTCGATCCGGGCGATGAACCCGACGCCGCAGCTGTCGTGGTCGTTCTGCGGGTCGTACAGGCCGATCGGTTTCGGGACGCCGGACGCGTTTCTTCGAAACGTGGTGTTCTTCGCTTCCATGTAAGCCGCCCTCGCAATTCGGTCGTTTCAGGTCGAACTGATTATTATGCCACGAGAACTCGTCGGCGACATCCCTTCGTGCGCTCTTCCCTTCCGAGAAATCCTCTGAATCCTCCCGGATTGCGGGGTATTCTTAAAAACGAAAGAATCGGGATCCCCGTTTCCAACCGGACCGGCATGGAGGGAGAGGCGATGAAGGCGCTGATCGTGTACTACTCGATGTACGGGCATGTCCACAAGATGGCGGAAGCCGTGGCCGAAGGGGTGAGGGAGGTGCCGGGCGCGGAGGCGACGCTGCGGCGCGTGCCGGAGACGCTTTCCACGGAGATCCTTCGGAAAATGGGGGCGGTCGAGGCGCAGAAGGCGTTCGCCCACGTCCCCGTCTGCACGGTCGAGGAATTGCCCGCCTATGACGCGATCTTCTTCGGGACTCCCACGCGCTTCGGGAACATGTGCGGGCAGTTGCGCCAGTTCCTTGACGCCACGGGCCAGCTTTGGATGACCGGGGCCCTCGTCGGAAAGGTCGGGAGCGTCTTCGCCAGCACCGCCACGCAGCACGGGGGCCAGGAATCGACGATCCTGAGCACCCACATCACCCTGCTGCACCAGGGGATGGTGGTCGTCGGTCTGCCGTACGCCTTCCAGGGGCAGATGCGCATCGACGAGATCACCGGCGGCTCCCCGTACGGCGCCACCACGATCGCCGGCGGGAAGGGCGAGCGGGCGCCCTCGGAGAACGAACTGGCGGCCGCCCGGTACCAGGGGAAGCACGTCGCGTCCCTCGCCGCCAGGCTGGTCCGGTAAATCGGGTGGGGACGCACCCGAACGCCGGGAAACCGGCCGACCCGAAGGACCTTGCCGACATCCCGGGGCTGGTTGCCGCGTATTCCGCGAGGAAGCCCGACCCTTCCGAACCCGGACAACGGGTGTCCTTCGGGACGTCCGGTCATCGCGGATCGTCCCTCGCCCTTTCCTTCAACGAGGACCACATCCTCGCGGTGACGCAGGCCATCTGCGAGCACAGGAAGAGGGAGGGGATCACGGGTCCGCTCTTCCTCGGCATGGACACCCACGCGCTTTCGGAGCCGGCGTTCCGCACCGCGCTCGAGGTGCTGGCGGGAAACGGCGTCGAGGCGGTGGTGGACCGGTACGGAGGCTACACGCCGACGCCGGTGATCTCCCACGCCATCCTTTCGCACAACCGGGGGCGCAGCGAGGGCCTGGCCGACGGGATCGTCATCACCCCGTCCCACAACCCGCCGGAAGACGGGGGGTTCAAGTACAACCCGCCGCACGGGGGACCGGCGGATACGGAGGTCACCCGGGAGATCGAGGAGCGCGCGAACGCGATCCTCGGGGCGGGGAGCCGGCAGGTGCGGCGCCTCCCCTTCGAGCGGGCCCTCTCGGCGACGACGACGCGGCGCCATGATTACGTCCGCGAATATGTCGACGACCTCGGCGCGGTGCTGGACCTCGAGGCGATCCGCGGCGCCGGCGTCCGGATCGGCGTCGACCCGCTGGGCGGCTCCGGCGTGGGGTACTGGGAACCGATCGCGGAACGGTACGGCTTGAATCTTACGGTGGTGAACCCCGCCGTCGATCCGACGTTCGGGTTCATGCCGCTCGATCGGGACGGGAAGATCCGGATGGACTGCTCCTCCCCGTTCGCGATGGCCGGGCTGATCGCGATGCGGGACCGGTTCGACGTCGCCTTCGGGAACGACACGGACGCCGACCGGCACGGCATCGTGACGCGGAGCTCCGGCCTTCTCAATCCGAATCATTACCTCGCGGCGGCGATCGGCTACCTGTTCCGGCGGCGGACCGGCTGGAGAAACGACGCGGGGATCGGGAAGACCGTGGTGAGCAGCGGGATGATCGATCGCGTGGCGGCGCGCCTGTCGCGCCGGCTGTACGAGGTGCCGGTGGGATTCAAGTGGTTCGTCCAGGGTCTGTCGGACGGCACCCTCGGGTTCGGCGGCGAGGAGAGCGCGGGCGCCTCATTCCTGCGGGAGGACGGTACGGCGTGGAGCACGGACAAGGACGGGCTGATCCTCGGGCTGCTCGCGGCGGAGATGATGGCGGTCACCGGGAGGGACCCCGGAGAGATGTACGGGGAGCTGACCGGGGAGTTCGGCGCCCCGGTGTACGAGCGGATCGACGCCCCCGCGACGACGGCGCAGAAGGCGGCGCTGTCGAAGTTGTCGCCTTCGCAGGTGACGGCGAAGACGCTGGCGGGGGAGCGGATCGAGGCGATGCTTTCGACCGCTCCCGGGAACGGCGCCGCGATCGGGGGACTGAAGGTGGTCACCGCGAACGGCTGGTTCGCCGCCCGCCCCTCGGGGACCGAGGACGTGTACAAGCTGTACGCCGAGAGCTTCCTCGGCGCGGACCACCTGCGGCGAATCCAGGAGGAGGCGCAGGCCCTCATCGCCCGGGTACTCTCCTCCCCGGTCGAGGGGTAGTTCCCCCTCCCCCCTGGAAAGGGATCCTTCTTCGGTCCCGGATTTCCGCGCGGGCCGGAACTAAGGGGCACCCCGCGACGCTTCTTCCCGGAACTCCCGGGCCTCTTCGATCCGGCCGGTCCGGGCAAAAATATCTCCCAGCAAGGTGAGCGCCTGGGGATCTCCGGGCTTGATTTCCAGCGCCCTGAAGAGGTGGCGTTCCGCACCGGGGTAGTTTTTGAAGGCCATGTCGATTTCGGCCAGCATGATGCGCGTGGCCGGGATGCCGTCCCAGACGTCGATCGCCCGCTCCAGCATCTGTTCCGCCTCCTCGAGCCTTCCCTTCTCCTTGTAGGCGCTCCCGATCCCCACCAGGATGGGGATGCTCCCGGGATCCTCCGAATCCGCCGTTTTCCAGTACGTCAGCGTATCCCGCCAGGCCGTCACGCGCGAAGCGGTCGTAATCGCCATGCCTCCCGCCAGGATCAGGAGAATGACGGCCAGCGGTGAAAGGGCGCGCAGGCGGATCGTCTCGATCGGAATCCGGTCGAAAAGCGGGGTCGAGGCGATAGCCAGTCCGATCAGCGGCGCGTACATGTACCGGTCCGCCATCGCGGCCGGGTAAAGTATCCCGAAGATGCCGCTGACGGGGAGCAGGCATGCGAAAAACCAGGTGATCCCGAAAACTGCGACGGGATGGCGACGCGCCGCCGACACCGCAAGCAACGCGATTGCCGTAATGATGGACCAGGACGAGAGCACGCTCGGTTCGAAGAAGTACGTCCGGATCGGAAGGTCGTAGAACAGGCGCAACCCGAGGGGGAAAAGGGCGTTTCTCAGATAACTGGCGAGGAAGACTCCCAGGTTCGAGATGCGGACCTCGAAAGAGGCGTATCCTTCCCAGATTTTCATCACGACGACGGAGTTCCGGACGACGAGATAAACGGCGGCAACCGCGACGTAGGGAAGAATCGCCGCCTTCCAGCGGCGTTCGCCGCGAACGAGAAGAGCGGCGTGGAACGCAAGCAGTACGGGGAAGGCGATGGCGATGCATTTGGAAAAGGCGGCGAAGGCGAAGGCCGCGATCGAGAGCGCGAGTTCGGTCCGGGAGCCCGTCTCTCTCCACCGGAGATGCATGAGCAGGGAGGCGGTCAGGCCGAGTCCGCACATGAGGTCGGCCCGGGCGCTTATGTAGGCGACCGGCTCGGCATTGGCGGGATGGATCGCGAAGAGCAGCGCCGCCAGGAAGGCCGCCTCCGGCTTGGCGGCGATCCTCCTCGCCACCAGGTACAACAGGACGGATACCGCGATGTGGAGGAGGAGGTTCGTGGCGTGATAGCCGAGCGGGTCCGTGCCGTGGAGAAACCGGTCAAGAGCGAACGTCAACGTCGTCAGGGGCCGGTAATAGGGGTTGTGCATCCCCGACCCGACCGCGTCGTCGGAAAGGAATATGTGCGGCACGTTCCGGAGGCTTTCGAGCGCGGGGTTGTGGACTACGAACGGGACGTCGTCCAGAACGAACCCGTTCCGGAGCGTCATCGAAAAAGAGGCCAGCGTCACGACGGCGATCAGCAGGACGGGGAGGAATCGTCGCCGGGTTCCGGACACGGGGACCGGCCGGGGTCCACCGGAATCCGGAACGCCCTGGAACGCCTGTTTCAGGAGGGCGAGGATGCGGGGGAAGGTGAACCGGGTGACTGCCATTATCGTCAGGATATTGGAAAGCGCGATCCGGTAAATCGGGGAAAACCCTGACCCCTCGGGCGCCCTGGGAGAGTCCGGTGCGTCAAGGGGGGGAGGGGGCGGCGGATCCGGAGGCGGCCCGGGTCAACTCCGGTACAGCCGCAGGTAGGCGCACAGAAGCCGCGCCGTCGCTCCGGCGGGTTGGCGGTAGGGGAGGCATTTCCGGAGGAACCAGCCGTCGGCCACCGTGCCCGCCACCTCGAAAAGCCGGTTGGGAGGCAGGGACAGCAGCGGGGAGAGCAGGGGGAGCATCCCCGGCCGTCGCGCCAGAATGCTGAAGAAGGCCCGAAGGTTGACGATCCGGTTCCGCTCCGCCCCGGAACGGAATTCCAGCGCGGTCGTTCTGTAGAAGTTTCCCTCGAGCTTTCCGAAGTCCCCGTCGAAGCTCCCCGCGCGGATCGCGAGATCCGTCAGCGGAAGCCCCGGGTACGGGGCGAAAATCGAGCAGTTGGCCAGGGTCGGCGAGAGCGCGGCGTTGAGCCGGAGGGTGGAAAGCGCATCCTCGAAACGCTCCCCGGGGATGCCGACCATGTTTTCCGTGATCGTCCGGATCCCGTGCTTGTGCAGCGCGTCCATCGACGCGCGGATCGTCCCTTCCCGCATTCCGCGCCCCAGCCGCTTCCTGGAAGTTGCCGCCCCGGACTCGATGCCCACGTATGCGAGGCGGCATCCGGCATCCGCAAGCATGGGCGCCACGCGCGGAACCACCGGATCCGGCCGGAGGTTGCAGCTGAAAGGGAACCGCAGGCGCCTCGAGTACACGGAGCAGAACCGTTCCAGCCACCCCGGGTCCTGCGCGAACGAATCGTCCACGAATGCGGCCATGCCGAGCGGGAACTCCCTTCGCACGGCGTCGACCTCCGCGCATACGGCCTCGGGATCGCGGGAGCGGATTCGCCGGCTCTCCTTTCCGTAGATCCGGTGGTACCCCTGGTTGAAGCAGAACGTGCAGTCGTGCGGGCAACCCCTCTGCGCGATGAAATGCCGGACGGGGTGCAGGGAAAGGACCGGATCGGCGTCCGTGAACAGCTTCCGGTTGGGGAACGGGAGGGTGTCGAGGTCCCTGACGAGCGGCCGGACGGGGTTCGAAACGGTTTCCCCCCCCGCGTTCCGCACATGGACGTTGCGGACCTGCTCCGGGATTTTCCCCGAGCCGGCGAAGGCCGCGACGAACTCCGCGAACGCCTCCTCGGCCTCCCCGATGCAGATCGCATCCACCCCCTCCTCCAGGAGGATGCCCGGGAAAAAGGTGGGGTGCGGTCCTCCCAGGATGGAGGGAACATGAACGAGCCGTTTCAGCTTCCGATGGAAGCGGAGGCAGTCGTTCTGCTCCCCGGTCAGGACGCTGTAGGCGGCCAGTCCCGGCGGATCCGCGGAGAGGGCGCCCAGCCATCGTTTCTCCGACGACCCGAACTCGAACAGCGACACCCGGTGTCCCTCCCTTTCCAGGACGGCGGCCAGGTAGGCCGGTCCGAGCGGGATCGAGAAGCGGAGGCGGCGGACGCCTAGGGCGACGTGCATGCGGGTCCACGGATTTCCGCGTACCGGTTCACCGAGTGGACGACCGTGCGGACCTCGTCATCGGTGAGCCCCGCGGAAAGGGGGAGGCTCATGATGGTGTCCGCGCATTCCGCCGCGACCGGGCACGGCAGTCCTTGCGCACCCGCCGAGGCGGCGAGTCTTTCGGGGGAGACCGGATAGTGGATCGCGGTTTCGATGCCCCGGTCCCGGAGGAAGCGCCGGAGGTCGTCGCGACGGGGATGCAGGATCGGGTACAGGTGGCGTGCGGGTTCTGCGCCGGGCGACTTCACCGGCCGCCGGAACACGGGGGATAATTCCCGGTCATAGCGTGCGGCGAGCGCATTCTTCCTCGCGACGAGACCGGGCAGGAGCGGCAGCTTCGCCCGCAGGAACGCCGCCTGCAGGGCGTCCAGCCGCGAGTTCAGCCCGACCGCTTCCGGCTGCCCGTCCTTTCCGTATCCGTAATTTCGAAGCTTGCGCGCCTCCTCCGCGACGGAGGAAGACGCCGTCAGCACGGCGCCCCCGTCGCCCAACCCCCCGAGGTTCTTGGTCGGGTAGAAGCTGAACGCCGCCGCGTGCCCGAAGGATCCGACGGGTCGCCCGCGGAATTCCGCTCCCTGCGCCTGCGCGCAATCCTCGATCACGGCGATGCCGCGCCGGGAGGCGATCGAAAGGATTGCGTCCATGTCGCAGGGAAGCCCGTACTGGTGAACGGGAACAACGGCCACCGTGCGGCAGGTGTGCCGCCGCTCGAATCCCTCCGGGGAAAGCAGGAGAGTCGCGGGATCCGGGTCCACGAGCACGGGCACGAGGCCCGACCGGCGGACGGCGAGCACGGTGGCAGGGCAGGTGTTGGCCGGGACGATCGCTTCGCCTTCCCGCAGGCCGAGGGCGCGAAGCGCGATCGTTATGGCGTCGTACCCGGATCCCGTCCCGACGGCGTGCGGTACTCCCGTGACGGCGGCCAATGCCTCTTCGAACGCTTCCACCTGCTCCCCGAGGACGTATCGTCCGGAGCACAAGACCTCCTCGAAGGCGGCGCGCAGCGCCGGCTCGTTCGGCCGATTGACTTTTTCGAGATTCT
This window contains:
- a CDS encoding radical SAM protein, whose protein sequence is MHVALGVRRLRFSIPLGPAYLAAVLEREGHRVSLFEFGSSEKRWLGALSADPPGLAAYSVLTGEQNDCLRFHRKLKRLVHVPSILGGPHPTFFPGILLEEGVDAICIGEAEEAFAEFVAAFAGSGKIPEQVRNVHVRNAGGETVSNPVRPLVRDLDTLPFPNRKLFTDADPVLSLHPVRHFIAQRGCPHDCTFCFNQGYHRIYGKESRRIRSRDPEAVCAEVDAVRREFPLGMAAFVDDSFAQDPGWLERFCSVYSRRLRFPFSCNLRPDPVVPRVAPMLADAGCRLAYVGIESGAATSRKRLGRGMREGTIRASMDALHKHGIRTITENMVGIPGERFEDALSTLRLNAALSPTLANCSIFAPYPGLPLTDLAIRAGSFDGDFGKLEGNFYRTTALEFRSGAERNRIVNLRAFFSILARRPGMLPLLSPLLSLPPNRLFEVAGTVADGWFLRKCLPYRQPAGATARLLCAYLRLYRS
- the gltB gene encoding glutamate synthase large subunit, which gives rise to MEAKNTTFRRNASGVPKPIGLYDPQNDHDSCGVGFIARIDGVSLHTVVEQGIRILVNLEHRGALGGDKSTGDGAGLLLEIPDTFFRQVCPGDGFYLPPRGEYAAGMLFLPTDEALAGRCSSALERVAAAEGCPVLGWREVPVDPSILGDLSGSTRPRIRQVFLGRGTHEGDALERKLYVIRRLAEKKVASWHDVDASQFYISSLSSRTIVYKGLLTGSQLPLFYPDLKNELFMSPYAVVHQRYSTNTLPTWHLAHPFRIAAHNGEINTLRGNINRMRAREANLASPLFGNDIAKLRPVIDEAGSDSAIFDNVLEMLVMSGRSLPHAVMMMIPEAWGPKFQMSEDKRSFYEYHSAIMEPWDGPAAMIFCDGRYLGATLDRNGLRPARYTVTRDGMIVLASETGVMDVPPGRIVRRGRLQPGKMLLLDLQQKRIVPDNEIKAAISRRKPYRQWVKGNKIELRGLFVPSEIAPEDPETLRRKQHAFGYTEEEIKLIITPMASRGQEAIGSMGDDAALAVLSNRPQSLFAYFKQLFAQVTNPPIDPLREELVMSLNGFIGRERNLLDETPEHCRMLRLIQPILTPEDMLRLRGSTHPDLAAADLDMLFPAGGDGKALETALARLFVQADKAIRGGATLLVLTDRNMNAGRAPIPSLLATAGLHHHLIRRGLRTQASIVVESGEPREVIHFALLLGYGANAICPQTVLSTIRELAEREELEAPLLPGEAVDKYITSVKKGLLKTFSRMGISTLRSFIGSQIFEAVGLGKELVDSYFTNTASRIAGIGLSEVAAETVARHRRGFPADGHWRNADNLLDVGGVYQVRVDGERHLWTPESVYKLQSATRLDDYGIYKEYAALINDQSAAHATLRSLFRFRKGTPIPLDEVEPIEKILPRFVTAAMSFGSISKETHETIAIAMNRIGGRSNSGEGGEDPERNIPLPNGDSRRSRIRQVASARFGATTEYLVNADELQIKMAQGAKPGEGGQLPGHKVSPEIARIRHTMPYVTLISPPPHHDIYSIEDLAQLIYDLKSVNPRANVSVKLVSEVGVGTIAAGVAKAKADLVLIAGSDGGTGASPLTSIKHTGLPWELGLAETQQALIYNRLRDRIRVQVDGQLKTGRDLAIAALMGAEEFGFGTAVLVSLGCIMMRKCHLNTCPVGVATQDPVLRARFGGAPEYVVRFLRFVSGELREYMAELGFRTVDEMVGRVDLLEVQPAVEHWKAKGLDFSAILLPPDNGRHSPRHRVRPQEHEVGKALDYEIMAAAQGALDRKEPVRIELPIRNVHRSVGAALSGEITRRYGAAGLPDDTIHLSLRGSAGQSFGAFLAPGVTMHVHGDANDYLGKGMSGGRIIVTPPEGATFLPHKNVIVGNVVLYGATGGEAYFHGTAGERFAVRNSGGKAVVEGVGDHGCEYMTGGVVVVLGPTGNNFAAGMSGGLAYVYDETELFDTRCNLDMVDVESVWQDADVKRLHAMIESHFRHTGSQRAAQILENWESRLPLFVKIMPIEYRKSLERMRMEEEMNTESVSATEEVYRG
- the wrbA gene encoding NAD(P)H:quinone oxidoreductase, translating into MKALIVYYSMYGHVHKMAEAVAEGVREVPGAEATLRRVPETLSTEILRKMGAVEAQKAFAHVPVCTVEELPAYDAIFFGTPTRFGNMCGQLRQFLDATGQLWMTGALVGKVGSVFASTATQHGGQESTILSTHITLLHQGMVVVGLPYAFQGQMRIDEITGGSPYGATTIAGGKGERAPSENELAAARYQGKHVASLAARLVR
- a CDS encoding DegT/DnrJ/EryC1/StrS family aminotransferase produces the protein MIPFENLEKVNRPNEPALRAAFEEVLCSGRYVLGEQVEAFEEALAAVTGVPHAVGTGSGYDAITIALRALGLREGEAIVPANTCPATVLAVRRSGLVPVLVDPDPATLLLSPEGFERRHTCRTVAVVPVHQYGLPCDMDAILSIASRRGIAVIEDCAQAQGAEFRGRPVGSFGHAAAFSFYPTKNLGGLGDGGAVLTASSSVAEEARKLRNYGYGKDGQPEAVGLNSRLDALQAAFLRAKLPLLPGLVARKNALAARYDRELSPVFRRPVKSPGAEPARHLYPILHPRRDDLRRFLRDRGIETAIHYPVSPERLAASAGAQGLPCPVAAECADTIMSLPLSAGLTDDEVRTVVHSVNRYAEIRGPACTSP
- the pgm gene encoding phosphoglucomutase (alpha-D-glucose-1,6-bisphosphate-dependent), with product MGTHPNAGKPADPKDLADIPGLVAAYSARKPDPSEPGQRVSFGTSGHRGSSLALSFNEDHILAVTQAICEHRKREGITGPLFLGMDTHALSEPAFRTALEVLAGNGVEAVVDRYGGYTPTPVISHAILSHNRGRSEGLADGIVITPSHNPPEDGGFKYNPPHGGPADTEVTREIEERANAILGAGSRQVRRLPFERALSATTTRRHDYVREYVDDLGAVLDLEAIRGAGVRIGVDPLGGSGVGYWEPIAERYGLNLTVVNPAVDPTFGFMPLDRDGKIRMDCSSPFAMAGLIAMRDRFDVAFGNDTDADRHGIVTRSSGLLNPNHYLAAAIGYLFRRRTGWRNDAGIGKTVVSSGMIDRVAARLSRRLYEVPVGFKWFVQGLSDGTLGFGGEESAGASFLREDGTAWSTDKDGLILGLLAAEMMAVTGRDPGEMYGELTGEFGAPVYERIDAPATTAQKAALSKLSPSQVTAKTLAGERIEAMLSTAPGNGAAIGGLKVVTANGWFAARPSGTEDVYKLYAESFLGADHLRRIQEEAQALIARVLSSPVEG
- a CDS encoding tetratricopeptide repeat protein; its protein translation is MAVTRFTFPRILALLKQAFQGVPDSGGPRPVPVSGTRRRFLPVLLIAVVTLASFSMTLRNGFVLDDVPFVVHNPALESLRNVPHIFLSDDAVGSGMHNPYYRPLTTLTFALDRFLHGTDPLGYHATNLLLHIAVSVLLYLVARRIAAKPEAAFLAALLFAIHPANAEPVAYISARADLMCGLGLTASLLMHLRWRETGSRTELALSIAAFAFAAFSKCIAIAFPVLLAFHAALLVRGERRWKAAILPYVAVAAVYLVVRNSVVVMKIWEGYASFEVRISNLGVFLASYLRNALFPLGLRLFYDLPIRTYFFEPSVLSSWSIITAIALLAVSAARRHPVAVFGITWFFACLLPVSGIFGILYPAAMADRYMYAPLIGLAIASTPLFDRIPIETIRLRALSPLAVILLILAGGMAITTASRVTAWRDTLTYWKTADSEDPGSIPILVGIGSAYKEKGRLEEAEQMLERAIDVWDGIPATRIMLAEIDMAFKNYPGAERHLFRALEIKPGDPQALTLLGDIFARTGRIEEAREFREEASRGAP